The following are from one region of the Mycolicibacterium diernhoferi genome:
- a CDS encoding MCE family protein, with amino-acid sequence MTGSRGILLKFGVFAVVMVLLTGALFAVFSEARTGSTTGYSAVFKDASRLKAGDSVRVAGLRVGTVEDVSLLADGNVLVTFDADRTVVLTDGTKAAVRYLNLVGDRYLELLDGPGSTHVQPAGAQIPVERTAPALDLDLLLGGLKPVIQGLNPQDVNALTASLIQIMQGQGGTIESLLSKTSSFSSELADNNQVVESLIDELSTVLGTLAEDGDRFSGAVDRIQRLVSGLHEDEDPIATAITALDNGTASLADFLGNARKPLAGVIAETNRLATNIDAGKDSLDVSLQKAPENYRKAIRLGAYGGFIQYYICGVTVRASDLQGRTVVFPWIRQEEGRCSDSG; translated from the coding sequence ATGACGGGATCACGCGGAATTCTGCTCAAGTTCGGCGTCTTCGCCGTGGTGATGGTGCTGCTGACCGGTGCGCTGTTCGCGGTCTTCTCCGAGGCCCGCACCGGATCGACCACCGGCTATTCAGCGGTGTTCAAGGATGCGTCGCGGCTGAAAGCCGGTGACAGCGTTCGGGTTGCCGGTCTCCGGGTCGGGACCGTCGAGGATGTGTCGCTGCTCGCCGATGGCAATGTGCTGGTCACGTTCGACGCCGACCGGACGGTCGTGCTGACCGACGGCACCAAGGCGGCGGTGCGGTATCTGAATCTGGTCGGTGACCGTTATCTGGAGCTGCTGGACGGGCCCGGATCGACTCACGTGCAGCCGGCCGGAGCCCAGATCCCGGTGGAGCGCACCGCTCCCGCACTCGATCTGGACCTGCTGCTCGGTGGCCTCAAACCGGTCATCCAGGGCCTGAATCCGCAGGATGTCAATGCCTTGACCGCCTCGCTGATCCAGATCATGCAGGGTCAGGGCGGGACCATCGAATCGTTGCTGTCCAAGACCTCGTCGTTCAGCAGCGAACTCGCCGACAACAACCAGGTGGTCGAATCGCTGATCGACGAGTTGAGCACGGTGCTGGGCACACTGGCCGAGGACGGTGACCGGTTCTCCGGTGCGGTCGATCGGATCCAGCGGTTGGTGAGCGGTCTGCACGAGGACGAGGATCCGATCGCCACCGCCATCACCGCCCTCGACAACGGCACGGCATCGCTGGCCGACTTCCTGGGCAATGCCCGGAAGCCGCTCGCAGGCGTCATCGCCGAGACCAATCGGCTGGCCACCAATATCGATGCCGGCAAGGACAGCCTCGACGTCTCGCTGCAGAAGGCCCCCGAGAACTACCGCAAGGCCATTCGTCTCGGCGCCTACGGCGGGTTCATCCAGTACTACATCTGCGGCGTCACCGTGCGCGCCAGCGATTTGCAGGGCCGCACCGTGGTATTCCCCTGGATCAGGCAGGAAGAGGGTCGATGCTCGGACAGCGGATGA
- a CDS encoding MCE family protein — protein MTQTNGRVLAGLVTVVVIGLIVGLSVGLFRGSFTETVPLTVVSERAGLVMNPDAKVKMRGVQVGTVSSIESRPDGMAVLHLAMDPAQLKRIPSNVQVDIASSTVFGAKFVQLQNPAAPSGEPVRAGDVLQGDHVTVEVNTVFQQLTQLLDSIDPLKVNETLGAMSAAFNGRGEQFGRTLTDFNNFLAKIEPSLDNMATLTEQMPPVLSAYADGAPDLVNAIDNASTLGNSIVDEQENLDAFLISAIGLADVGNEVVGGNRQALRDLAHILLPTSELLAKYHEGIGCGIGGLVPFSKSPPFDVPGIIISASLTLGVERYRYPQDLPKVAATAPRSYCKEFGLPDVPPEYRVPALVVDTGANPYQYGNQGILLNSDGLKQMLFGPLGGPPRNSAQVGMPG, from the coding sequence GAGACCGTGCCGCTGACCGTGGTGTCCGAGCGCGCCGGTCTGGTGATGAACCCCGACGCCAAGGTGAAGATGCGCGGGGTGCAGGTGGGCACGGTGTCCTCGATCGAGTCCCGTCCCGACGGGATGGCCGTGCTGCATCTGGCCATGGATCCCGCACAGCTCAAGCGGATTCCGTCCAACGTCCAGGTCGACATCGCGTCCTCGACGGTGTTCGGAGCCAAGTTCGTCCAGCTGCAGAACCCGGCCGCTCCCTCCGGTGAGCCGGTCCGCGCCGGGGATGTCCTGCAGGGTGACCACGTCACGGTCGAGGTCAACACCGTCTTCCAGCAGCTCACCCAGCTGCTGGACTCGATCGACCCGCTGAAGGTCAACGAGACCCTCGGCGCGATGTCCGCCGCGTTCAACGGGCGTGGTGAGCAGTTCGGGCGCACCCTCACCGATTTCAACAACTTCCTGGCCAAGATCGAGCCGAGCCTGGACAACATGGCGACGCTGACCGAACAGATGCCGCCGGTGCTCAGCGCCTACGCCGACGGTGCGCCCGATCTGGTGAACGCCATCGACAATGCCAGCACGCTGGGCAACAGCATCGTCGATGAGCAGGAGAACCTGGACGCATTCCTCATCAGCGCAATCGGATTGGCCGACGTCGGCAACGAGGTGGTCGGTGGTAACCGGCAGGCGCTGCGGGATCTGGCGCACATCCTGCTGCCGACGTCCGAACTGCTGGCCAAGTACCACGAGGGCATTGGTTGCGGTATCGGCGGTCTGGTGCCGTTCTCCAAGTCACCGCCGTTCGACGTGCCGGGCATCATCATCTCGGCCAGCCTGACGCTGGGCGTCGAGCGCTATCGCTATCCCCAGGACCTGCCCAAGGTGGCCGCCACTGCGCCGCGCTCCTACTGCAAGGAGTTCGGACTGCCCGATGTGCCTCCGGAATACCGGGTGCCGGCGCTGGTCGTCGACACCGGCGCCAACCCCTATCAGTACGGAAACCAGGGCATCCTGCTCAACTCGGATGGCCTCAAGCAGATGCTGTTCGGGCCGTTGGGCGGGCCGCCACGTAACAGCGCACAGGTAGGGATGCCGGGATGA